A section of the Pelodiscus sinensis isolate JC-2024 unplaced genomic scaffold, ASM4963464v1 ctg94, whole genome shotgun sequence genome encodes:
- the TNS2 gene encoding tensin-2 isoform X9 codes for MGWGTGSECWGHVCCQSPWQSKGSRTRMQLTKPEKVPELHSFKEKGFKKKKRACVVCKESITALGLVCQVCKIASHKTCEAKVASSCQPLPPPELRRNTTPARRIEHLGSTKSLHSTKQRSTLPRSFSLDHVMERKYDFDLTYITERIISVFFPPALEEQRYRGNLREVAQMLKSKHEDKYMLFNLSEKRRDISRLNPKVQDFGWPDLHAPPLDKICSICKAMETWLNAAPQHVVVLHCKGNKGKTGVIVAAYMHYSKISASADQALSTLTMRKFCEDKVATSLQPSQKRYISYFSGLLSGTIKMNCNTLFLHHVLIPAIPSFQPCGGYQPFLKIYQAMQLVYTSGIYSIPGPGPQKVCVTLEPALLLKGDVMVKCYHKQSGSSDRDVVFRVQFHTCTIHGAQLWFGKDELDDAWQDERFPFEASVEFVFSSGPEKMKGLESLRNHPSVAVDYNIADPMVRWDSYEHFNLHHEDSLEDVSHTRGPLDGSLYAKVKKQRHPSGFSSGGGSPGSTETTQQGSRFLSISSDSGHSSMLAEKLDEPSPPAKALPTPAEREELDRLLGGFGVKARPETPKQQRGGSPPRDLGGYPHSNGAKARETAILEDELVEMSPLGPLAYPSRRAPARHCSCRLGYRSQSCPGTHSPERLPNSAYYRPEGTLERRRLLYSPNGAQLPPAEGYPCLQQEGGPGEKRRAYRSLSEGLQPLAHPYSYELSHSPSKREDLIYKSPGYRELVILEDEPLCDVELCPCPDCQEKAHEEAGLPPTAAFYGLRLGSREPEEWGLESAKSPQAGHPSQPIPLLMPATYGQRNRGHHEVFDFEPAHGKMPAHFGHGYPAHAMPSSHQKGHKGLEQSLESFHYRYGLPYPALLPHGAYACSLPAHCPQPPFYSRAPARPCGSPPDMRPYTPGYLSPPSGSVSPDSSAYPAPRKQSHEPQLPETGQGCPCPGHQDRTPTEIQGPRDEVPWRDASSSCNSLRQSHREAHAACPIPAELPGPPTPLHTSSPVQSKDSPAMPKGDTPSESLQGSSASSSPEANALASPKRTPEMSAALPGAVPSSMQPPSPIQACAHRTGSHIQSNGPAPRQPCVRAHSPASPPPGTSLSRVNLGEALGHLNGHSCPAVSPDPPPSNGSPAHLLLPGMARLPQRSPPGTPVHSPACAGCRATTTLRNPAPCNGHLPSERAELAPGTLAHCPNVSPLPSPLSMQLPTPGGSQACPPDLQCSPTPAFPIATVFYAGGEKSPPPPGSPSQGHARNALQQPPLPEKRHTPVAGNWERSSPPGRGTGTNHHVTFAPDAARPDSDTPPESHSSVQFVQDTSKFWYKPNLSRDQAIALLKDKEPGCFLIRDSNSFQGAYGLALKVTTPPATCLTLPSKGDPMEQLVRHFLIETGPKGVKIKGCQNEPYFGSLPALVSQHSITPISLPCKLRIPNRDPLEETPDVAIPTNMSTAADLLKQGAAPWRPSR; via the exons AGGCGGAACACCACTCCAGCCCGGCGCATCGAGCACTTG GGCTCGACCAAATCCCTCCACAGCACCAAGCAACGGAGCACGCTACCCAG gaGCTTCAGCCTGGACCACGTGATGGAACGCAAGTACGACTTTGACCTCACCTACATCACCGAGCGCATCATCTCCGTTTTCTTCCCCCCCGCCCTGGAGGAGCAGCGTTACCGCGGCAACCTGCGGGAGGTGGCACAAATGCTCAAGTCCAAGCATGAGGATAAGTACATG CTTTTCAACTTGTCCGAGAAGCGCCGCGACATCAGCAGGCTGAACCCCAAG GTTCAGGATTTCGGATGGCCGGACTTGCACGCACCCCCCCTGGACAAGATCTGCTCCATCTGCAAAGCCATGGAGACCTGGCTGAACGCTGCCCCCCAGCACGTGGTGGTGCTGCAttgcaag GGCAACAAGGGCAAGACGGGCGTCATCGTGGCAGCCTACATGCATTACAGCAAGATCTCTGCCAG CGCGGACCAGGCACTCAGTACCCTGACCATGCGCAAATTCTGTGAGGACAAAGTGGCCACATCCCTGCAGCCGTCCCAGAAAAG gtacATCAGTTACTTCAGTGGGCTGCTGTCAGGCACCATCAAGATGAACTGCAACACGCTGTTCCTGCACCATGTGCTCATCCCGGCCATCCCCAGCTTCCAGCCCTGCGGAG GCTACCAGCCCTTCCTGAAGATCTACCAGGCCATGCAGCTTGTCTACACCTCGGGGATCTA cagcatcCCAGGCCCCGGCCCCCAGAAGGTCTGTGTCaccctagagccagccctgctgctgaaaggGGATGTGATG GTGAAGTGCTACCACAAGCAGAGCGGCAGCTCCGACCGGGACGTGGTTTTCCGCGTCCAGTTCCACACGTGCACCATCCATGGTGCCCAGCTCTGGTTCGGGAAGGACGAGTTGGATGATGCCTGGCAAG ACGAGCGCTTCCCCTTCGAAGCCAGCGTGGAGTTTGTCTTCTCCTCTGGCCCCGAGAAGATGAAAG GCCTGGAGAGCTTGCGGAACCATCCGTCTGTCGCGGTGGATTATAACATCGCCGATCCCATGGTGCGCTGGGACTCCTACGAGCACTTCAACCTGCACCATGAGGACAGCCTGGAAG ACGTGTCCCACACCCGCGGCCCCCTCGACGGCAGCCTCTACGCCAAGGTCAAGAAGCAGCGGCACCCGAGTGGCTTTTCCAGCGGTGGCGGCAGCCCTGGCAGCACGGAGACCACCCAGCAGGGCAGCCGCTTCCTGTCCATCAGCAGCGACTCCGGCCACTCCTCCAtgctggctgagaagctggacGAGCCCTCCCCGCCCGCCAAAGCACTGCCCACGCCGGCCGAGAGGGAGGAGCTGGACAGGCTCCTGGGGGGCTTCGGGGTCAAGGCCAGACCGGAGACCcccaagcagcagaggggggGCTCCCCACCCCGGGACCTAGGGGGATACCCGCACAGCaacggggccaaggccagggagaCGGCCATCTTGGAGGATGAGCTGGTGGAGATGAGCCCCTTGGGGCCGCTAGCGTACCCCAGCCGGCGTGCCCCAGCCCGTCACTGCTCCTGCCGCCTGGGCTACCGCTCACAGAGCTGCCCGGGCACTCACAGCCCTGAGAGGCTGCCCAACAGTGCCTACTACAGGCCCGAGGGCACCTTGGAGCGCCGGCGGCTGCTCTACAGCCCCAATGGggcccagctgcctcctgccgAGGGCTACCCCTGCCTGCAACAGGAGGGTGGGCCTGGGGAGAAGCGACGGGCATATCGCTCCCTCTCTGAGGGCCTGCAGCCCCTCGCCCACCCTTACTCCTACGAGCTgtcccacagccctagcaagcgGGAGGACCTGATCTACAAGTCACCCGGCTACCGGGAGCTGGTGATCTTGGAGGATGAGCCCTTGTGCGATGTGGAGCTGTGCCCATGCCCCGACTGCCAGGAGAAGGCTCACGAGGAGGCtggcctgccccccactgctgccttctATGGCCTGCGTCTGGGCAGCCGTGAGCCTGAGGAGTGGGGTCTTGAGAGCGCCAAGTCCCCCCAGGCagggcaccccagccagcccatacCCCTGCTGATGCCAGCCACCTATGGCCAGCGCAACCGGGGGCATCACGAGGTGTTTGACTTCGAGCCCGCCCACGGCAAGATGCCAGCGCACTTCGGCCATGGCTACCCTGCCCATGCCATGCCCAGCTCTCATCAGAAGGGCCACAAGGGTCTGGAGCAGAGCCTGGAATCCTTCCACTACCGCTACGGCCTCCcctaccctgccctgctgccccatggTGCCTACgcctgcagcctccctgcccacTGCCCTCAGCCGCCCTTCTACAGCCGGGCCCCAGCTAGGCCCTGCGGCTCCCCCCCAGACATGAGGCCATACACGCCAGGCTACCTCTCGCCCCCGTCTGGCTCGGTGTCCCCTGACAGCTCAGCCTACCCCGCCCCCAGGAAGCAAAGCCATGAGCCCCAGTTGCCGGAGAcagggcagggctgcccatgCCCGGGACACCAGGACCGGACGCCCACTG AGATACAGGGCCCTAGGGACGAGGTTCCCTGGCGAGATGCCTCCAGCTCCTGCAACTCCCTGCGCCAGTCCCACCGGGAGGCTCATGCTGCCTGCCCCATACCCGCCGAGCTGCCAGGCCCTCCAACACCCCTGCACACCAGCAGCCCAGTGCAGAGCAAAGACAG CCCAGCGATGCCCAAAGGCGACACTCCATCTGAAAGCCTGCAGGGGAGCTCGGCGTCTTCTAGCCCTGAGGCCAATGCCCTAGCCAGTCCCAAGAGGACTCCAGAGATGAGTGCAGCCCTGCCGGGCGCTGTAcccagctccatgcagcccccttcccccatacAGGCATGTGCCCACAGAACTGGCTCCCACATCCAGTCCAATGGGCCAGCCCCGAGGCAGCCATGTGTCCGAGCCCACAGCCCAGCCAGCCCACCCCCTGGCACCAGCCTATCTAGGGTGAACTTGGGCGAAGCCCTAGGTCACCTGAATGGCCACAGCTGCCCAGCAGTGTCCCCCGATCCGCCTCCCAGCAATGGCTCCCCGGCgcacctgctgctccctgggatgGCCAGGCTGCCCCAGCGCAGCCCCCCGGGCACGCCTGTGCACAGCCCAGCCTGTGCCGGGTGCAGAGCAACGACAACGctcaggaacccagccccctgcAATGGGCACCTGCCCAGTGAGAGAGCTGAGCTGGCCCCAGGCACCCTAGCCCACTGCCCCAATGTCagccccctcccaagccccctcAGCATGCAGCTGCCAACCCCTGGGGGCAGTCAGGCCTGCCCCCCCGACTTGCAGTGCTCCCCGACCCCCGCCTTCCCCATCGCTACAGTCTTCTACGCAGGCGGGGAGAAGAGCCCGCCTCCCCCAGGCTCCCCTAGCCAGGGCCATGCCCGCAACGCACTGCAGCAGCCACCGTTGCCTGAGAAGCGCCACACGCCAGTGGCTGGCAACTGGGAGAGGAGCTCGCCACCAGGACGGGGCACAGGGACCAACCACCACGTCACCTTCGCACCCGACGCCGCCAGGCCGGACTCAG ACACGCCGCCAGAGAGCCACAGCagtgtccagtttgtccaggatACATCCAAGTTCTGGTATAAACCCAACCTGTCCCGGGACCAAG CCATTGCCCTGCTGAAGGACAAGGAGCCCGGCTGCTTCCTCATCCGTGACAGCAACTCCTTCCAAGGCGCCTACGGGCTGGCTCTCAAAGTAACAACCCCCCCGGCCACTTGCCTCACCCTCCCTTCCAAAG gtgaccCCATGGAGCAGCTGGTGCGTCACTTCCTGATTGAGACCGGCCCCAAGGGGGTGAAGATCAAGGGCTGTCAGAACGAGCCCTACTTTG gaagcctgcctgcCCTGGTCTCACAGCACTCCatcacccccatctccctgccctgcaagctCCGGATCCCCAACCGAG ATCCCCTGGAGGAGACCCCGGACGTGGCCATCCCCACCAACATGAGCACGGCAGCCGATTTGCTGAAGCAGGGGGCGG CTCCGTGGAGACCGAGTCGCTGA